A genomic stretch from Bosea sp. F3-2 includes:
- a CDS encoding PAS domain-containing protein, with product MKNTSTRLVFEYWDALRGERAAPERGEIEPGALRHALSDTFVLENEPIGPVFRLAGTRLCALIGHELRGRAFTALWPDVESQGDMRRLVQTVMDESAGAVAGLSGESKTGAPIYLELLLLPLRYRGRTHARILGALSPAVSPDWLGLDTIQSMRMISLRMLWPAASSRPPATPRRAEPPRLVVLPGGRA from the coding sequence ATGAAAAACACAAGCACACGTCTGGTTTTCGAATATTGGGACGCGTTGCGCGGCGAGCGGGCCGCACCGGAGCGTGGCGAGATCGAACCCGGTGCGTTGCGCCATGCGCTGTCCGACACCTTCGTGTTGGAGAACGAGCCCATCGGCCCCGTCTTCCGGTTGGCGGGAACCCGCCTCTGTGCGCTCATCGGGCACGAGCTGCGGGGACGGGCTTTCACCGCGCTCTGGCCGGATGTCGAATCGCAAGGCGACATGCGCCGCCTCGTTCAGACGGTGATGGACGAGAGCGCCGGCGCCGTCGCCGGCCTCTCCGGAGAATCCAAGACCGGCGCGCCGATCTATCTGGAGTTGCTGCTGCTGCCGCTGCGCTATCGCGGCCGCACCCATGCACGCATTCTCGGGGCACTTTCGCCGGCGGTCTCGCCGGACTGGCTCGGCCTCGATACCATCCAGTCGATGCGCATGATCTCGCTGCGGATGCTCTGGCCTGCTGCCAGCTCTCGCCCACCCGCAACACCGCGCCGGGCGGAGCCGCCGCGTCTCGTCGTTCTGCCGGGCGGGCGGGCCTGA
- a CDS encoding rhomboid family intramembrane serine protease, with protein MALQDPPRPAREPALNLPPAVVWLLAALALIQAGRSLLSDYDDYVLMSWLAFVPARLTLWLSPGRLEDVVGAMAQSTAGQDVVERLQLVRLLLADGGVRLWTLLTYGFLHGSWLHLVSNAVWLAAFGSPVARRLGTNRFLNLMALSTIGGALLHWWSRDLDVLPLVGASAGVSGATAAAIRFVFAPGLRFGELGNDEVVRAIPAEPLGQLWRNSRALLFIGIWFATNILFGAGLVPILGEETSIAWEAHIGGFVVGLLLFPLLDRGTLRR; from the coding sequence ATGGCTCTTCAAGATCCTCCCCGACCGGCACGCGAGCCGGCGCTCAACCTGCCACCGGCCGTCGTCTGGCTGCTCGCCGCTTTGGCGCTGATCCAGGCGGGGCGCTCCTTGCTGTCCGACTATGACGATTACGTCCTGATGTCGTGGCTGGCCTTCGTGCCGGCGCGGCTGACGCTGTGGCTTTCGCCCGGGCGGCTGGAGGACGTGGTCGGCGCGATGGCGCAGTCCACGGCGGGACAGGATGTGGTCGAGAGGCTGCAGCTCGTGCGGCTGCTTCTCGCCGACGGCGGCGTCAGGCTCTGGACCCTGCTGACCTACGGGTTCCTGCATGGCTCCTGGCTGCATCTGGTGTCGAACGCGGTCTGGCTGGCGGCGTTCGGCAGCCCGGTGGCGCGGCGGCTCGGGACGAATCGCTTCCTCAATCTGATGGCGCTTTCGACGATCGGTGGGGCGCTGCTGCACTGGTGGTCGCGCGATCTCGACGTCCTGCCGCTGGTCGGCGCGTCGGCTGGCGTCTCCGGAGCCACCGCCGCGGCGATCCGTTTCGTCTTCGCCCCAGGCCTGCGCTTCGGTGAACTGGGCAACGACGAGGTGGTGCGGGCGATTCCAGCCGAGCCGCTCGGCCAGCTCTGGCGCAATTCCCGCGCACTCCTGTTCATCGGCATCTGGTTCGCGACGAATATCCTGTTCGGGGCCGGGCTGGTGCCGATCCTCGGCGAGGAGACGAGCATCGCCTGGGAGGCTCATATCGGCGGTTTCGTCGTCGGGCTGCTGCTGTTTCCCCTGCTCGACCGAGGCACGCTCAGGCGCTGA
- a CDS encoding CBS domain-containing protein, producing MNVEKLLGDKGHEVISVLPHRTLAEAIRTLSEKRIGAVVVMGSDGALVGILSERDIIRALGEHGATALESAVSRSMTSKVVTCRPQTSVDELMEIMTMGRFRHVPVVENGRVTGIVSIGDVVKHRVAAIEAESQAMRDYIAMA from the coding sequence ATGAATGTCGAGAAGCTGCTGGGCGACAAGGGGCACGAGGTCATCTCGGTGCTGCCGCACCGGACGCTGGCCGAGGCGATCCGCACGCTGAGCGAGAAGCGCATCGGTGCCGTGGTCGTCATGGGGTCGGACGGAGCGCTGGTCGGCATCCTGTCCGAACGCGACATCATCCGTGCGCTGGGAGAGCATGGTGCCACGGCATTGGAGAGCGCCGTGTCGCGATCGATGACCTCCAAGGTCGTGACCTGCCGGCCGCAGACCAGCGTCGACGAGCTGATGGAAATCATGACGATGGGCCGCTTCCGCCATGTCCCGGTGGTCGAGAACGGGCGTGTTACCGGCATCGTCTCGATCGGCGACGTGGTGAAGCATCGCGTTGCAGCGATCGAGGCTGAAAGCCAGGCGATGCGCGACTATATCGCGATGGCCTGA
- the hisI gene encoding phosphoribosyl-AMP cyclohydrolase has product MSPFPAAADKHALEEGTVLSPRFDANGLVTVVATEADSGAVLMVAHMNAEALQRSIETGEAWYWSRSRQELWHKGATSGQIQSIVEMRVDCDQDAIWLKVKVGGDGGCCHTGRCSCFYRLQPLREDAQKPLIICT; this is encoded by the coding sequence ATGAGCCCCTTCCCTGCCGCGGCCGACAAGCACGCCCTCGAGGAGGGCACGGTGCTCAGCCCCCGCTTCGACGCGAATGGCCTCGTGACGGTCGTCGCCACCGAGGCCGACAGTGGCGCGGTGCTGATGGTCGCGCATATGAATGCCGAGGCGCTGCAGCGCTCGATCGAGACCGGCGAGGCCTGGTACTGGTCGCGCTCGCGCCAGGAGCTCTGGCACAAGGGCGCGACCTCCGGCCAGATCCAGTCCATTGTCGAGATGCGGGTCGACTGCGATCAGGATGCGATCTGGCTCAAGGTCAAGGTCGGCGGCGACGGCGGCTGCTGCCACACCGGCCGCTGCTCCTGCTTCTACCGGCTCCAGCCACTGCGCGAGGATGCGCAGAAGCCGTTGATCATCTGCACCTGA
- the folE gene encoding GTP cyclohydrolase I FolE, whose amino-acid sequence MIPVVKSLSVEGAVAPSADKFLVRKPTREEAEAAVRTLILWAGDDPSREGLAETPQRVAKAYKELYSGYAEDPHDILDRVFEEVDGYQDMVLVRDIPFYSHCEHHMVPFVGKAHIGYYPSKGVVGLSKLARIVDVYARRLQTQETMTAQIADVIEEALEPRGIAILVEAEHMCMSMRGVQKQGSSTMTTQYRGIFRDDPAEQVRFFTMVKSPGL is encoded by the coding sequence ATGATCCCTGTGGTTAAGTCCTTGTCCGTCGAGGGGGCCGTCGCCCCCTCCGCTGACAAGTTTCTGGTCCGCAAGCCGACGCGGGAAGAGGCCGAGGCCGCCGTCCGCACGCTCATCCTCTGGGCTGGAGACGATCCGTCGCGCGAGGGCCTCGCCGAGACGCCGCAGCGCGTCGCCAAGGCCTACAAGGAACTCTACAGCGGCTATGCCGAAGACCCTCATGACATTCTCGACCGCGTCTTCGAGGAGGTCGACGGCTACCAGGACATGGTTCTGGTGCGCGACATCCCGTTCTATTCGCATTGCGAGCACCACATGGTGCCCTTCGTCGGCAAGGCGCATATCGGCTACTACCCGTCGAAGGGCGTGGTCGGCCTCTCGAAGCTTGCCCGCATCGTCGACGTCTATGCGCGGCGCCTGCAGACGCAGGAGACGATGACCGCCCAGATCGCGGATGTGATCGAGGAGGCGCTGGAGCCGCGCGGCATCGCCATTCTCGTCGAGGCCGAGCATATGTGCATGTCGATGCGCGGCGTGCAGAAGCAGGGTTCCTCGACCATGACGACACAGTATCGCGGCATCTTCCGCGACGACCCGGCCGAGCAGGTCCGCTTTTTCACCATGGTGAAGTCGCCGGGACTGTAG
- a CDS encoding iron-sulfur cluster assembly scaffold protein, whose translation MLDDVYNKRILALAANIPLLQRLPSPDATARAHSKLCGSTVTVDVTMEGDVVTGFGHEVKACALGQASSSIMARHVVGSTAEELRRVREQARAILKENAEPPEGKWADLAVLVPVRDFKARHASTMLTFDAVVDAIDQIEARRREAAA comes from the coding sequence ATGCTGGACGACGTCTACAACAAGCGCATTCTGGCACTTGCCGCCAACATCCCCCTGCTGCAGCGCCTGCCGTCTCCGGACGCCACGGCGCGGGCTCATTCGAAGCTATGCGGCTCCACCGTGACAGTCGATGTCACCATGGAGGGCGACGTCGTCACCGGCTTCGGCCATGAGGTGAAGGCCTGCGCGCTCGGACAGGCCTCCTCCTCGATCATGGCACGACATGTCGTCGGCTCGACGGCCGAGGAACTGCGCCGGGTGCGCGAGCAGGCCCGCGCCATCCTGAAGGAGAATGCCGAGCCGCCCGAGGGCAAATGGGCCGATCTCGCCGTGCTCGTGCCGGTGCGCGACTTCAAGGCGCGCCATGCCTCGACGATGCTGACCTTCGATGCGGTGGTCGACGCGATCGACCAGATCGAAGCACGGCGGCGCGAGGCCGCCGCCTGA
- a CDS encoding phosphatase PAP2 family protein, with product MMRAARFRHALLRQVHLRNAVAGVGLALSLGLAAPASAQQRPYLLWLDGTKLDIAHIIGLPPAQNSPEAKAEFEQVQQLTLNRTPEREKQAIADQRQGLVNFLNGMQTNYVDNTHREVRLLFREAQVELGILLKSVHRLTSRTRPFQLWAKVRVKPCPGARPEGTSFPSAHAATAALYAELLKAAVPSMADKLEERVKSYDESRLICGFHFPSDLVAGDKVGRAVAKALLADRAFKARFDETIPEIKVAFGVK from the coding sequence ATGATGCGCGCCGCTCGCTTTCGCCATGCCCTTCTTCGCCAGGTCCACCTGCGCAATGCTGTTGCGGGGGTCGGACTGGCGTTGAGCCTCGGCCTCGCCGCGCCTGCCTCGGCCCAGCAGCGGCCTTACCTGCTCTGGCTCGATGGCACCAAGCTCGACATCGCTCATATCATCGGCCTGCCCCCGGCGCAGAACAGCCCGGAAGCCAAGGCCGAGTTCGAGCAGGTGCAGCAGCTGACGCTCAATCGCACGCCGGAGCGCGAGAAACAGGCGATCGCCGACCAGCGCCAGGGGCTGGTCAACTTCCTGAACGGCATGCAAACGAACTATGTCGACAACACCCATCGCGAGGTGCGGTTGCTGTTCCGCGAGGCGCAGGTCGAGCTCGGTATCCTGCTGAAGAGCGTCCACCGCCTGACCAGCCGCACCCGCCCCTTCCAGCTCTGGGCCAAGGTCCGCGTCAAGCCCTGCCCCGGCGCGCGCCCGGAGGGCACCTCCTTCCCCTCCGCCCATGCGGCGACGGCTGCGCTTTACGCAGAGCTGCTCAAGGCGGCGGTCCCTTCAATGGCGGACAAGCTCGAAGAGCGCGTGAAGAGCTATGACGAAAGCCGCCTGATCTGCGGCTTCCACTTTCCCAGCGATCTCGTCGCCGGCGACAAGGTCGGACGCGCCGTCGCCAAGGCCCTGCTGGCCGACCGCGCCTTCAAGGCCCGCTTCGACGAGACGATTCCCGAGATCAAGGTCGCCTTCGGCGTGAAGTGA